A region of the Peredibacter starrii genome:
AATTAAAATGAAGAGCTGACTGAGTAGATCAGAAAGATATTTTTGTGAAATTATAATGTTGGAAAATATGGACGGTGCATTCTAATCAGAGAATGCACCAAGCTAGAAATGTGTGTTGAATTAATGACGGATCAATTCTTCGAGTTCAACTTTCTTTTTATTCACGACTTGCTTCACTCCGAATTTCGCAAGTGCGTATTGGATCTTAGGAGGGCTTTTCAAATAGGCCTTAACCATTTTCTTCTTAAACCAACCAATGTCCATTTTATCAGTGAGTTTACTGGCACCTTTAGTGATCATCTTCTTCATGTCTTTTTTCATGTTCACTCCTTTTTATTATTTTGGTCGTGGGTCGTGTAAGTCAGGTACTTGAGTGTCTAATTTTTTTGCTCTTTCTGCAGTGACGTTCATGGCAAGTGCCAGCGCTGAGTTTTGGACTTCTTCCATAATCGCGTGATCTCGATCGAGTTCTTCATGACTTTCTGCATAGCTACCGTAATAACCAATGTATCTTCCAACAGTTCCATAAACACCTGAAGGGATGAGCATGATCTCATCTAACCAGTTAGTGAGGACGTTTTTTAGTTGATCAACTCCCTGTGTGTCTCCGTGAACTACGACAGAATAAATTCTTCCTTGAAGGTGTCGGGGATAGTCCCAACCTTTGAGTTCTAACTTCTTTGCCATGAGGGCATCTTTCCCGAGAGTTGATGTTGGATCTGGATTTCCGCCGTCTGCACAAACCAGACGATCAATCATGAGTTTCAAAGCACTCGGAGCTGAATGCCAGTAAACCGGAGTAATAATCATGATTCCATGGGCGCGCACCCACATAGGATAAATGTCCATCATCCAATCATGGACTTGTCCCAGATAATGATTGGGATAACAGGAACAGGGCCAGTGACAGAGCGCCTGAGAAGTGGAAACACAACCTTTACAGGGATAAATAGTTTGGCCGTATTGGGAATTCATCTCTGAGAGATTTAAGAACTCAACCTCCATCCCTTCGTGTTTCAGAGTTTCAATGGCAATCTTGGACAATCGATAGGATTTTGAGATTTCTCCCGGGCACGTCAGATCATTTCGATCCGAACCACAAATGACTAATACTCGAGAAGGACCACTTGGATCATCGTGAAGTTTCTGGGCCTCATCCACTGCGGCCTTAGAAGCGATCCAATCAATGCTCAGTTCATAGTCAGAGTTTTTGTATTGAGGACCGGCCGGCACGGTATTGGGTGCTTTTTTGCCTTCCTGATAATTCTTCCAGGCCTCATTAGTGATCTCCTCAATGGCATCACGATGTTTATCGTAGTTAGGATGACGAAACTGTTGTTGATAACGACGACGAAACTCGGTTTCTTCAAGTTTCCAATCAGAGTCTGACTTTCTTACTTTAGGACCAAACATTTTTATCCTCCTTCCTTAAGGATTTGGTTTTGATCATGGCAGGTTGGCCGAATTTCACCAAGCTCTCTGCGACAAAGTTAATGCTCCTCTCTCTTTACACCTGCAGACCGCCATCCGGACAATAAGGAAAAGCATAGGAGGCCGTATGGCAGTAAAACTCAAACCTCTTTATAAGCAAGTGATCTTCATGACTGGTGCAACGAGTTCAATTGGTGTGGCAACACTTCATATGGCGGTTGAACAAGGGGCCAAGGTCTTTATGGTGGATCGAATCGACAAAGAAGAAGAGTTGCAACGCTTGCAGGATGACATGCGCGCCAAAGGTTATGACACTGCCATAGCAATCTCAGATGAAGAAACGGAACAGATGCAATTTGCTGCCGACCAATGCGTTAAAACATTTGGCACAATTGATACATGGATCAATAACATCGGGACAACTCCTCAAGCTGATCATTTAAAACTATCCAAGAAAGAAACCAAGGCACTGTTTGAGGAAAACTTCTGGGGCTTTGTGAATGGGTGTAAACTTGCGACCACTTATTTAAAAGAGAAGGGCGGGGCACTTATCAATGTAGGAAGTGCGGTAGATGAAGCTGAATTAAATACCCTGGGTGTTGCCTCAGCTTCGAGACATGCCATTAAGGGCTTCACTGATACTTATAGAAAAGAACTATCTCAGGAAAAAATTCCTGTCTCAGTTTCACTTATCATTCCCGCACCCATTCAAACAGATATGGAAAAGCCTGAACCAAGTCCTCTGACTTCGCAGGACGTTGTTGCGGGTGCGATTCTAAAATGTGCACAAAAACCCATTGCTGAAATCGGGGCCAGTGGCATGAGTGCGCGAACTTTCCCATTAATGGAGAAGTTTCTCCCTCGAATTCAGGGCTACTTCCAAAAGCATCCGAATAGCCGGGATATTGTGACGTCTAAGAAAAGCTGGATGGCAAGTGGAGCAGTTGCATTGGGTGGGGCCTTCCTCTTTTTGAAAAAGTCTCGTATCATCTAGTCTATGAAAGAAAAAGCACTGATTATTGACCTGGATGGAACGCTGGCGGATATTCGTGTGCGATTAAAGCATCTTGAAGGTGGAAAGAAAGATTGGAAGAGCTTTAATAAAAGCATCGAGACCGATGAACTTCATGAGTGGTGTCGAGAGATCATTAACCGTTTTGCCCAAGACCATAAGATCATTATTGTTTCTGGTCGCACTGACGAACTTGAAGATCAAACCAGGCAGTGGCTAAAAAAATATAAGGTCACTTTTCATCACTTATTTATGCGCAAGCGAAATGACTTTCGCTCGGACAACATTATTAAATTAGAGATATTTGAAAAGCATATCCGCGATAAGTTCTCTGTGCTGTTTGTCGTAGATGATCGCCAGAAAGTGGTGGATATGTGGCGGGCCGAGGGGCTAGTCGTGCTTCAATGTGCGCCCGGAGATTTTTAGTTGCTCTGAGAGAGATGGCATTTGCTTTTTAAGCATGACGCCTTCCATACACCTACGTTTGGAATTTTCTCACAATTCATTTTTTCGTACAGCTCATTTATCTCACGAAGATATACGCTGGCCTTTTGTTTGTTGGCCACATGAGGGATGTCGCATTTTTGGGAGAAGACAACGACACAGTCATTGTTTTTGGAACACTTTTGATAGTCAGCGTAGGTGGAAAATGAAATCAATAGCAATAGGATAATTATCATTTTCATAAGCGTCTTTTCGACACTTCAGGAGAGGGATTTAAATGACTCAAGATTTCTTTGGATCACGCCGCCAGCTCCTCATTTTCCTCTTCTTCCTCAGGCTCCGGCTGCTCATTAGATGAATAATAGCGATGGTGAGAAGTATCATCTTGAGAACGAACACTTGGTATCCAACTAGCAATCATTGCAATTAATAAAAGTAATTTAAAAAACCACATAGTGCCTCCTTCACGCCACATAGCGATCATCCAATCGCCGTATAAGACTCTTTGCATCTACCGGAGCCCGAACTTTAGCATCATTATCAAAATACACATAAACATCTCTCTCAATTTGAGGTGCTTTTTCCTCTGAAATGGTTAAACGGTCTTGGGGTTCCAGGCCTTGCTTCCAAAGCTTTATTCTTTCTGACCAAAAATCAAGAGCCCGATCATCATAACCACTCACATAAAGTTCTTCATCGCCATGAAGTCTCACATATACAAAGTCCGAAGTGAGGTCTTCCATATAAGGCCACTTGCCGGCCGTATCTGCAAAGACAATGGCCACCTGATGCTCTCGCAGTAATTCCACAAACCATGGGTTCAAGAAACTCACATTTCTGATTTCTACTGCATGTCGAATAGGGTAGTTCACATCAATATCAAAGGCGGTTCGTTCTTCAAAGAGTTCATTCTTCCCTGCAAGAACATGGGCCTCTTCAAAATCAGTAGGTAGTAGTTTTAAGAAAGTTTCAAACCGATCCGGATCAAACTGCATGCTGGGTGGAAATTGCCACAAAAAAGGTCCAAGCTTTTCCCGAAGACATAATGGTCCACTGGCAAAGAAGTTTGCCATGGGAGTTTCAATGTCTTTTAATCTTTTTATATGAGTAATAAATCGATTGGCCTTGACCGCGAACTTAAAGTGATCCGGTGTTAATTCATACCAATGCTGATAACTCGTCGGTCGCTGAAGCGAATAAAAAGTGCCGTTAATTTCGATGGTAGGTAATTCACGACTCGCGAACTTCAACTCATCTTTATGCGCTAGTTTTTCCGGATAGAAAGTTCCTCTCCATCCATCATAAGTCCAGCCTGAAATTCCTACTTCAACTTCACTCATAAAATCATTCTAGCAGAAACCACAGAGTCAAAAAAAAGAGCAAACTATTTTACTTCAATCTTCTTGCTGTACACTTTAGACGAAGAAAAAAGTGATCGTGTTATAATGAATGGGTCCGGGTTACTTGCCTAGACTTCGTTGATGAATTTACAGGAGTAGATTCTGAAACTAGAAAGGCTCTGTAATATTGTTTCATTACATACCGGATTGAATGGGAGTCATTTTCGGATGGCTCCCTTTTTTGAGACCGGCGGGAGACTGTCACTCGGTCACCCTTCACAGACAAGACCGGCGTTATCAAAGGTCCAGCAGTGAAAGTTCGGTCTCGATTTTTTTAGCAAAATCCTCATAAAACACCCCAAAAACCGCGAATTTTTACAAAAAAACTAGGTAATAGCTTCATTAACGAGGCAAAAGTCGTTGATTTAGTGTATGGTCGGCCATTCCAAAAAATGTCTTTTATGAGGTTGTTCTATGGCTTTTGAAGCATCATTTAATAAAGACCTGGCCCGTAAGCTGGCCTCTTCTAATAACCCAGAAAAAACTCTAGACCTTGAACTTGCTCAGTTTCGTGCGCGCGCTGTTGAACTAAATGCTGCTCGTGAAAAGATGGCAGAAGGTTACGATAAAGTTCTTCAAGGACTTAA
Encoded here:
- a CDS encoding flavodoxin family protein; this translates as MFGPKVRKSDSDWKLEETEFRRRYQQQFRHPNYDKHRDAIEEITNEAWKNYQEGKKAPNTVPAGPQYKNSDYELSIDWIASKAAVDEAQKLHDDPSGPSRVLVICGSDRNDLTCPGEISKSYRLSKIAIETLKHEGMEVEFLNLSEMNSQYGQTIYPCKGCVSTSQALCHWPCSCYPNHYLGQVHDWMMDIYPMWVRAHGIMIITPVYWHSAPSALKLMIDRLVCADGGNPDPTSTLGKDALMAKKLELKGWDYPRHLQGRIYSVVVHGDTQGVDQLKNVLTNWLDEIMLIPSGVYGTVGRYIGYYGSYAESHEELDRDHAIMEEVQNSALALAMNVTAERAKKLDTQVPDLHDPRPK
- a CDS encoding SDR family NAD(P)-dependent oxidoreductase, whose amino-acid sequence is MAVKLKPLYKQVIFMTGATSSIGVATLHMAVEQGAKVFMVDRIDKEEELQRLQDDMRAKGYDTAIAISDEETEQMQFAADQCVKTFGTIDTWINNIGTTPQADHLKLSKKETKALFEENFWGFVNGCKLATTYLKEKGGALINVGSAVDEAELNTLGVASASRHAIKGFTDTYRKELSQEKIPVSVSLIIPAPIQTDMEKPEPSPLTSQDVVAGAILKCAQKPIAEIGASGMSARTFPLMEKFLPRIQGYFQKHPNSRDIVTSKKSWMASGAVALGGAFLFLKKSRII
- a CDS encoding NIF family HAD-type phosphatase gives rise to the protein MKEKALIIDLDGTLADIRVRLKHLEGGKKDWKSFNKSIETDELHEWCREIINRFAQDHKIIIVSGRTDELEDQTRQWLKKYKVTFHHLFMRKRNDFRSDNIIKLEIFEKHIRDKFSVLFVVDDRQKVVDMWRAEGLVVLQCAPGDF
- a CDS encoding DUF72 domain-containing protein; translation: MSEVEVGISGWTYDGWRGTFYPEKLAHKDELKFASRELPTIEINGTFYSLQRPTSYQHWYELTPDHFKFAVKANRFITHIKRLKDIETPMANFFASGPLCLREKLGPFLWQFPPSMQFDPDRFETFLKLLPTDFEEAHVLAGKNELFEERTAFDIDVNYPIRHAVEIRNVSFLNPWFVELLREHQVAIVFADTAGKWPYMEDLTSDFVYVRLHGDEELYVSGYDDRALDFWSERIKLWKQGLEPQDRLTISEEKAPQIERDVYVYFDNDAKVRAPVDAKSLIRRLDDRYVA